The following is a genomic window from Serratia ficaria.
TGCCTAAGAAAATGGCGCTGGAGCTGTTCAAACCGTTCATCTACGGCAAGCTGGAGCTGCGTGGCCTGGCCACCACCATCAAAGCCGCCAAGAAAATGGTTGAGCGCGAAGAAGCCGTCGTTTGGGATATCCTGGACGAAGTTATCCGCGAACACCCGGTACTGCTGAACCGTGCGCCAACCCTGCACCGTTTGGGTATCCAGGCGTTTGAACCGGTTCTGATCGAAGGTAAAGCTATCCAGCTGCACCCGCTGGTGTGTGCGGCCTATAACGCCGACTTCGATGGTGACCAGATGGCCGTTCACGTACCGCTGACGCTGGAAGCCCAGCTGGAAGCGCGTGCGCTGATGATGTCCACCAACAACATTCTGTCACCAGCGAACGGCGAGCCAATCATCGTTCCTTCTCAGGACGTTGTATTGGGTCTGTACTACATGACCCGCGACTGTGTTAACGCCAAAGGCGAAGGCATGGTGCTGAACGGTTCGAAAGAAGCCGAGCGCGTTTACCGTGCCGGTCTGGCGTCGCTGCATGCGCGCGTTAAAGTGCGTATCACCGAAGACGTCAAAACCGCAGAAGGCGAGTGGACGACCCAGACCAGCATTATCGACACCACTATCGGTCGCGCCATCCTGTGGATGATCGTACCTAAAGGTCTGCCGTACTCGATCGTTAACCAGCCTCTGGGCAAGAAAGCGATCTCCAAGATGCTGAACACCTGTTACCGCATCCTGGGCCTGAAGCCGACCGTTATCTTTGCCGACCAGATCATGTACACCGGTTTTGCCTATGCGGCCCGTTCAGGCGCTTCCGTAGGTATCGACGACATGGTTATCCCGGCCAAGAAAGCGGAGATCATCGAAGAAGCGGAAACCGAAGTTGCCGAGATCCAGGAGCAGTTCCAGTCTGGTCTGGTTACCGCCGGCGAACGCTACAACAAAGTGATCGATATCTGGGCTGCGGCGAACGAACGCGTTGCCAAAGCGATGATGGAAAACCTGTCGGTAGAAGACGTGGTTAACCGTGACGGCGAAGTGGAACAGCAAGTTTCCTTCAACAGCATCTTCATGATGGCCGACTCCGGTGCGCGTGGTTCCGCCGCTCAGATTCGTCAGCTGGCCGGTATGCGTGGTCTGATGGCGAAGCCGGACGGCTCCATCATCGAAACGCCAATCACCGCGAACTTCCGTGAAGGTCTGAACGTACTCCAGTACTTCATCTCCACGCACGGTGCGCGTAAAGGTCTGGCGGATACCGCACTGAAAACGGCAAACTCCGGTTATCTGACCCGTCGTCTGGTTGACGTGGCGCAGGACCTGGTAGTGACCGAAGACGACTGTGGCACTCACAACGGCATCCTGATGACTCCGGTTATCGAAGGTGGTGACGTTAAAGAGCCGCTGCGCGAACGCGTTCTGGGTCGTGTGACTGCAGAAGATGTCATCAAGCCGGGTACGGCTGACATCCTGGTGCCGCGCAACACCCTGCTGAACGAGAAGACCTGTGACCTGTTGGAAGAGAATTCTGTCGACAGCGTTAAAGTCCGTTCCGTAGTTAGCTGTGAAACCGACTTTGGTGTGTGTGCAAACTGCTACGGTCGCGACCTGGCACGTGGCCACATCATCAACAAAGGCGAGGCCATCGGCGTTATCGCGGCACAGTCCATCGGTGAGCCGGGTACCCAGCTGACGATGCGTACGTTCCACATCGGTGGTGCGGCATCTCGTGCGGCGGCAGAGTCCAGCATTCAGGTTAAGAACAAAGGTAGCCTGAAGCTGAGCAACGTTAAGTTCGTTATGAACGCAGCGGGCAAGCTGGTTATTACCTCACGTAATACCGAGCTGAAGCTGATCGACGAATTCGGCCGTACCAAAGAAAGCTACAAAGTGCCTTACGGCGCCGTGATGGGCAAAGGTGACGGTGCGGAAGTTAACGGCGGCGAAACCGTGGCTAACTGGGATCCGCACACCATGCCGGTCATCACCGAAGTGAGCGGTTTCATTCGCTTCGCCGACATGATCGACGGCCAGACCATTACTCGCCAGACCGACGAACTGACCGGTTTGTCTTCTCTGGTGGTACTGGACAGCGCAGAGCGTACCGGCAGCGGTAAAGACCTGCGTCCGGCACTGAAAATCGTTGACGCCAAAGGCGACGACGTATTGATCCCAGGTACTGATATGCCTGCTCAATACTTCCTGCCGGGCAAAGCGATTGTGCAGCTGGAAGACGGCATTCAGATCGGCGCGGGTGATACCCTGGCGCGTATTCCTCAGGAATCCGGCGGTACCAAGGATATTACCGGTGGTCTGCCACGCGTTGCGGATCTGTTCGAAGCGCGTCGTCCGAAAGAGCCGGCGATCCTGGCTGAAATCAGCGGGATTATCTCGTTCGGTAAAGAGACCAAAGGCAAACGTCGCCTGGTGATCTCTCCGTTGGACGGCAGCGACGCTTACGAAGAGATGATTCCGAAATGGCGTCAGCTCAACGTGTTTGAAGGCGAAGTTGTGGAACGTGGTGACGTTGTTTCCGACGGCCCAGAGTCTCCGCACGACATTCTGCGTCTGCGTGGTGTGCATGCGGTTACCCGCTACATCACCAACGAAGTGCAGGAAGTTTACCGTCTGCAAGGCGTTAAGATTAACGATAAACACATCGAGGTTATCGTTCGTCAGATGCTGCGTAAAGGCACCATCGTCAGCGCTGGTGGCACCGAGTTCCTGGAAGGCGAGCAGGCTGAAGTTTCACGCGTCAAGATTGCCAACCGTCAGCTCGAAGCTGAAGGCAAGATCCCGGCAACCTTCTCCCGCGATCTGCTGGGTATCACCAAGGCTTCCTTGGCGACCGAGTCCTTCATCTCCGCCGCATCGTTCCAGGAAACGACGCGCGTTCTGACCGAAGCTGCCGTAGCCGGCAAGCGCGATGAACTGCGTGGCCTGAAAGAGAACGTCATCGTGGGCCGTCTGATCCCAGCCGGTACCGGTTACGCTTATCATCAGGACCGCATGCGCCGTCGTGCACAGGGCGAAGCGCCGGTTGTTCCGCAGGTGAGCGCGGAAGAAGCGACAGCCAACCTGGCCGAACTGCTCAATGCAGGCAACCTGGGCGGCAGCGACGACGAGTAATCGTTGAACGCGCCGCGGGTCCGGCTTGCCGGACCCTCTGCCAGTAAACCGCTCCTTCGGGGGCGGTTTTTTTTGCCTCGTTCCGGAAGGGGCAATTTTTGCTACTATGAATAAGCCCCTGCTTGAGGGGGTAATGGTCTGCGCGCAAATACAAACTAAGGATTGTACAAATATGGACAGCCTGTTCACCTTT
Proteins encoded in this region:
- the rpoC gene encoding DNA-directed RNA polymerase subunit beta' gives rise to the protein MKDLLKFLKAQTKTEEFDAIKIALASPDMIRSWSFGEVKKPETINYRTFKPERDGLFCARIFGPVKDYECLCGKYKRLKHRGVICEKCGVEVTQTKVRRERMGHIELASPTAHIWFLKSLPSRIGLLLDMPLRDIERVLYFESYVVVEGGMTNLERRQILTEEQYLDALEEFGDEFDAKMGAEAIQALLKNMDLEAECEQLREELNETNSETKRKKLTKRIKLLEAFVQSGNKPEWMILTVLPVLPPDLRPLVPLDGGRFATSDLNDLYRRVINRNNRLKRLLDLAAPDIIVRNEKRMLQEAVDALLDNGRRGRAITGSNKRPLKSLADMIKGKQGRFRQNLLGKRVDYSGRSVITVGPYLRLHQCGLPKKMALELFKPFIYGKLELRGLATTIKAAKKMVEREEAVVWDILDEVIREHPVLLNRAPTLHRLGIQAFEPVLIEGKAIQLHPLVCAAYNADFDGDQMAVHVPLTLEAQLEARALMMSTNNILSPANGEPIIVPSQDVVLGLYYMTRDCVNAKGEGMVLNGSKEAERVYRAGLASLHARVKVRITEDVKTAEGEWTTQTSIIDTTIGRAILWMIVPKGLPYSIVNQPLGKKAISKMLNTCYRILGLKPTVIFADQIMYTGFAYAARSGASVGIDDMVIPAKKAEIIEEAETEVAEIQEQFQSGLVTAGERYNKVIDIWAAANERVAKAMMENLSVEDVVNRDGEVEQQVSFNSIFMMADSGARGSAAQIRQLAGMRGLMAKPDGSIIETPITANFREGLNVLQYFISTHGARKGLADTALKTANSGYLTRRLVDVAQDLVVTEDDCGTHNGILMTPVIEGGDVKEPLRERVLGRVTAEDVIKPGTADILVPRNTLLNEKTCDLLEENSVDSVKVRSVVSCETDFGVCANCYGRDLARGHIINKGEAIGVIAAQSIGEPGTQLTMRTFHIGGAASRAAAESSIQVKNKGSLKLSNVKFVMNAAGKLVITSRNTELKLIDEFGRTKESYKVPYGAVMGKGDGAEVNGGETVANWDPHTMPVITEVSGFIRFADMIDGQTITRQTDELTGLSSLVVLDSAERTGSGKDLRPALKIVDAKGDDVLIPGTDMPAQYFLPGKAIVQLEDGIQIGAGDTLARIPQESGGTKDITGGLPRVADLFEARRPKEPAILAEISGIISFGKETKGKRRLVISPLDGSDAYEEMIPKWRQLNVFEGEVVERGDVVSDGPESPHDILRLRGVHAVTRYITNEVQEVYRLQGVKINDKHIEVIVRQMLRKGTIVSAGGTEFLEGEQAEVSRVKIANRQLEAEGKIPATFSRDLLGITKASLATESFISAASFQETTRVLTEAAVAGKRDELRGLKENVIVGRLIPAGTGYAYHQDRMRRRAQGEAPVVPQVSAEEATANLAELLNAGNLGGSDDE